From the genome of Pseudomonas sp. AB6, one region includes:
- the lptF gene encoding LPS export ABC transporter permease LptF gives MIVFRYLSREVLVTMSAVSAVLLVIIMSGRFIKYLAQAASGALDPGVLFMIMGFRLPGFMQLILPLGLFLGILLSYGRLYLESEMTVLAATGMSQQRLLWMTLAPAAVVALLVSWLSMGLAPQGAAQVALIVNQQDALTEFDTLVPGRFQALRDGSRITYTKSLSEDRTHLGGVFISEKRLSRDGKKDQGISVLVAEKGRQEVKPDGTRYLILENGYRYDGNPGEANYRAIKYDTYGAVLPKPEISGEVTDREAIPTRDLIGNDTLRAKAELQWRLSLPLLVFIVTLIAVPLSKANPRQGRFLKLLPAILLYMAYLTILIAARGALERGKIPIAFGLWWVHALFLAIGVLLLYWEPLRLSMASRRDAKEVTRG, from the coding sequence TTGATCGTCTTCCGTTATCTGTCCCGAGAAGTGCTGGTGACCATGAGCGCGGTCAGCGCCGTGTTACTGGTGATCATTATGAGCGGACGCTTCATCAAGTACCTGGCTCAAGCCGCATCGGGCGCGCTCGATCCCGGCGTGCTGTTCATGATTATGGGCTTTCGCCTGCCAGGCTTTATGCAACTGATTCTGCCATTGGGCCTGTTCCTGGGCATTTTGCTGTCCTATGGCCGGCTCTATCTCGAAAGCGAAATGACCGTGCTTGCTGCCACCGGCATGAGTCAGCAACGCTTATTGTGGATGACCTTGGCTCCGGCGGCTGTCGTAGCGCTGCTGGTCAGTTGGCTGAGCATGGGGCTGGCCCCGCAAGGTGCTGCGCAGGTGGCCTTGATCGTCAATCAACAAGATGCATTGACCGAGTTCGACACGTTGGTGCCGGGTCGCTTCCAGGCGCTGCGGGACGGTTCCCGGATTACCTATACAAAATCTCTTTCCGAAGACCGCACCCATCTCGGTGGTGTGTTTATCTCCGAAAAAAGGTTGTCCCGCGATGGCAAAAAAGATCAGGGTATTTCCGTACTGGTCGCCGAAAAGGGTCGTCAGGAGGTCAAGCCTGACGGTACGCGTTACCTGATTCTAGAAAACGGTTATCGCTACGACGGTAATCCAGGTGAGGCGAACTATCGCGCCATCAAATACGACACATATGGCGCGGTGTTGCCTAAACCGGAAATCAGTGGAGAAGTTACCGATCGCGAGGCCATTCCTACACGGGATCTGATTGGCAATGACACCTTGCGCGCCAAGGCAGAACTTCAGTGGCGTTTGTCACTGCCGCTGCTGGTTTTCATCGTCACACTAATCGCCGTACCACTTTCCAAGGCCAACCCGCGACAAGGTCGCTTCCTCAAGTTGCTTCCGGCGATTCTTCTGTACATGGCGTACCTCACCATCCTGATCGCCGCGCGTGGAGCGCTTGAGCGCGGCAAGATCCCAATAGCCTTTGGTTTGTGGTGGGTGCACGCGCTGTTTCTGGCGATCGGTGTCTTGTTGCTGTACTGGGAACCTCTGCGGCTAAGCATGGCGAGTCGCCGCGACGCGAAGGAGGTGACCCGTGGTTAA
- the lptG gene encoding LPS export ABC transporter permease LptG, with product MVKIDRYIGKSVFVAILGVLGVILGLASLFAFIDEMGDISDTYTLLDASSFVLLTAPRRVYEMLPMSALIGCLVGLGSLASSSELTIMRAAGVSIGRIVWAVMKPMLLLMIAGVLVGEYVAPVSEDMAQSNRSLAQGSGDAQSSKYGVWHREGEEFIHINAVQPNGVLYGVTRYRFDDQRHMQIASFAKHAKFDTDHWQLQDVTTTRFHGDSTEVVTSPSELWDVTLSPQLLSTLVLPPDSLSISGLWSYSHYLAEQGLNNGRYWLAFWTKVLQPLVTMALVLMAISFIFGPLRSVTLGQRVFTGVLVGFTFRIAQDLLGPSSLVFGFSPLFAVLVPSGICAIAGVWLLRRAG from the coding sequence GTGGTTAAAATTGACCGTTATATTGGCAAAAGCGTCTTTGTGGCGATCCTGGGTGTACTGGGCGTCATTTTGGGTCTGGCTTCGCTGTTCGCTTTCATTGATGAAATGGGCGACATCAGCGACACCTACACGCTGCTAGACGCCAGCTCGTTCGTATTGCTGACGGCGCCTCGGCGGGTCTATGAGATGTTGCCGATGTCGGCGCTGATCGGTTGCCTGGTCGGACTTGGCAGCCTGGCCAGCAGTAGCGAGCTGACCATTATGCGCGCGGCCGGTGTCTCGATTGGCCGCATTGTCTGGGCGGTGATGAAGCCAATGTTGCTGCTGATGATCGCTGGCGTGTTGGTCGGCGAATACGTAGCGCCTGTCAGCGAAGACATGGCTCAGTCCAACCGTTCTCTTGCTCAAGGTAGCGGCGACGCACAAAGCAGTAAATACGGGGTATGGCACCGCGAGGGCGAAGAGTTTATTCATATCAATGCCGTGCAACCCAACGGTGTGCTTTACGGCGTGACACGCTATCGGTTCGACGATCAGCGCCATATGCAGATCGCCAGCTTTGCCAAGCACGCGAAGTTCGATACGGACCATTGGCAACTGCAGGACGTGACCACCACGCGGTTCCATGGTGATAGCACAGAAGTTGTCACCAGTCCGAGCGAGCTATGGGATGTGACGTTAAGCCCGCAGCTATTGAGTACCCTGGTCTTGCCCCCGGATTCGCTGTCCATTTCCGGGTTGTGGAGTTATTCGCACTACCTGGCTGAACAGGGTTTGAATAACGGTCGTTACTGGCTGGCATTCTGGACCAAGGTCCTACAACCGTTGGTGACGATGGCTTTGGTGTTGATGGCTATCTCATTTATTTTCGGACCACTGCGGTCAGTGACCTTGGGTCAGAGGGTGTTCACCGGGGTGCTGGTTGGCTTCACCTTCCGTATTGCTCAGGATTTGCTGGGGCCGTCGAGCCTGGTGTTTGGCTTCTCACCGTTGTTCGCAGTGCTGGTGCCGTCAGGTATCTGCGCTATTGCCGGGGTTTGGTTGTTGCGCAGGGCGGGGTAA
- a CDS encoding RDD family protein produces MSTHQLRPQGDFPIAGLGRRLAAMVYDTLLCIALLMVTTLVYKLILMAFIGEAKLRTLSEAGTLDGDPLLSTILLFVLFGFFAKFWTHSGQTLGMQVWGIRVQNADGTGISLWQALLRFVVSIGSWLCVGLGFFWVLFDKQQRSWHDMYSDTQLVRVPKQK; encoded by the coding sequence ATGTCGACACATCAGCTTCGCCCCCAAGGTGACTTCCCCATTGCGGGGCTAGGTCGTCGCTTGGCAGCAATGGTTTACGACACCCTGCTCTGCATCGCCCTGCTCATGGTCACCACTCTGGTTTACAAGCTTATTTTGATGGCGTTTATCGGTGAAGCCAAACTGAGAACCTTGTCGGAAGCCGGCACCTTGGATGGCGATCCGTTACTGTCAACGATCCTGCTGTTTGTCCTGTTCGGCTTCTTCGCCAAGTTCTGGACTCACTCGGGCCAGACTTTGGGCATGCAGGTCTGGGGCATCCGCGTGCAGAACGCCGACGGCACCGGCATCAGCCTATGGCAAGCGCTGCTGCGCTTTGTGGTCTCGATTGGCTCGTGGCTTTGCGTAGGACTGGGTTTTTTCTGGGTACTGTTCGACAAGCAGCAACGCAGCTGGCATGACATGTATTCCGACACACAATTGGTGCGGGTGCCGAAGCAGAAATAA
- a CDS encoding cold-shock protein, whose amino-acid sequence MADRQSGTVKWFNDEKGFGFITPESGPDLFVHFRAIQGNGFKSLKEGQKVTFISVQGQKGLQADEVIPEA is encoded by the coding sequence ATGGCTGATCGTCAGAGCGGTACCGTCAAGTGGTTTAACGACGAAAAGGGTTTTGGTTTTATCACTCCAGAAAGCGGCCCGGATCTGTTCGTCCATTTCCGCGCTATTCAGGGTAACGGCTTCAAGAGCCTGAAAGAAGGCCAGAAAGTCACCTTCATTTCCGTGCAGGGCCAAAAAGGTCTGCAAGCAGATGAGGTCATTCCTGAGGCGTAA
- the gcvT gene encoding glycine cleavage system aminomethyltransferase GcvT: MSTEQLLTTPLHALHRELGAKMVPFAGYDMPVQYPAGVLKEHLHTRAQAGLFDVSHMGQIRLTGANAAKALETLVPVDIIDLPVGMQRYAMFTNESGGILDDLMVANIGDNQLILVVNAACKDDDLAHIQKHLAGQCDIEPMFEARALLALQGPSAVTVLARLAPEVAKMTFMQFAKVTLLGADCYVSRSGYTGEDGYEISVPADHAEALARRLLAEPEVAPIGLGARDSLRLEAGLCLYGHDMNTETTPIEASLLWAISKVRRADGARAGGFPGAKQIFAQQQAGVARKRVGLLPQERTPVREGAEIVDADDKVIGIVTSGGFGPSLGGPLVMAYLNSAHVALDSEVWAIVRGKKIPMKVSKMPFVAQRYFRG; this comes from the coding sequence ATGTCCACTGAACAGTTGTTAACCACACCGCTTCACGCTCTGCACCGCGAACTCGGGGCAAAAATGGTCCCATTCGCCGGTTATGACATGCCGGTGCAATACCCCGCCGGCGTGCTTAAAGAACACCTGCACACCCGCGCTCAGGCCGGTTTGTTTGACGTGTCGCACATGGGTCAGATTCGCCTGACCGGTGCCAACGCCGCCAAAGCACTGGAAACGCTGGTGCCGGTCGACATCATCGACTTGCCAGTAGGCATGCAACGCTACGCGATGTTCACCAACGAAAGCGGTGGCATTTTGGACGATCTGATGGTCGCCAACATTGGCGACAACCAGTTGATTCTGGTGGTCAACGCCGCTTGCAAAGACGACGACCTGGCACACATCCAGAAGCATCTGGCAGGTCAGTGCGACATCGAGCCGATGTTCGAAGCGCGCGCCCTCCTCGCCCTGCAAGGCCCATCTGCCGTGACCGTGCTTGCACGCCTGGCGCCTGAAGTGGCGAAAATGACCTTCATGCAGTTCGCTAAAGTGACGCTGCTGGGTGCCGACTGCTACGTTAGCCGCTCGGGCTATACCGGCGAAGACGGCTATGAGATCTCGGTTCCAGCGGACCACGCTGAAGCCTTGGCCCGACGCCTGCTGGCCGAACCTGAAGTCGCACCGATTGGCCTCGGAGCGCGTGATTCGCTGCGTCTGGAAGCAGGTCTTTGCCTGTATGGCCACGACATGAACACCGAGACCACTCCGATCGAAGCGAGCCTGTTGTGGGCAATCTCCAAAGTACGACGTGCCGACGGCGCCCGGGCCGGAGGCTTCCCCGGTGCAAAACAGATCTTCGCCCAGCAGCAAGCAGGTGTGGCTCGCAAACGTGTAGGACTCTTGCCACAAGAACGCACTCCTGTGCGTGAAGGCGCAGAAATCGTCGACGCTGACGACAAAGTCATCGGCATTGTCACCAGTGGCGGCTTCGGGCCAAGCCTCGGCGGACCTCTAGTCATGGCCTATCTCAACAGCGCCCACGTGGCGCTTGACAGCGAAGTATGGGCCATCGTGCGCGGCAAAAAAATTCCGATGAAGGTCAGCAAGATGCCGTTCGTGGCTCAGCGTTACTTTCGCGGTTAA
- a CDS encoding L-serine ammonia-lyase — translation MSLSVFDLFKIGIGPSSSHTVGPMRASARFAEGLRRDDLLTSTASIKVELYGSLGATGKGHGSDKAVMLGLEGEHPDTVNTETVAERLQQIRGSERLNLLGEHSIPFIEKQHLAMIRKPLAFHPNGMIFRAFDAAGLQIRSREYYSVGGGFVVDEDAAGADRIVEDSTPLTFPFKSAKALLSHCTTHGLSISEVMLLNESAWRPEAETRSGLLKIWQVMQDCVTAGCRNEGILPGGLKVKRRAAALHRQLCQNPEAALRDALSVLDWVNLYALAVNEENANGGRVVTAPTNGAAGIIPAVLHYYMRFITGANEDGVVRFLLTAAAIGILYKENASISGAEVGCQGEVGVACSMAAGALCEVLGGNVQQVENAAEIGMEHNLGLTCDPIGGLVQVPCIERNAMGSVKAINAVRMALRGDGQHFVSLDKVIRTMRQTGADMKSKYKETARGGLAVNIIEC, via the coding sequence ATGTCACTGAGCGTATTTGACCTGTTCAAGATCGGCATCGGACCCTCCAGTTCGCACACCGTAGGCCCGATGCGTGCCTCTGCGCGGTTTGCCGAAGGCCTGCGTCGCGATGACTTACTAACCAGCACAGCCAGCATCAAGGTCGAGTTGTATGGGTCGCTGGGCGCTACCGGCAAAGGCCATGGCAGTGACAAAGCGGTAATGCTGGGCCTGGAAGGCGAGCACCCGGACACGGTGAATACCGAAACCGTAGCCGAGCGCCTGCAACAGATCCGTGGCAGCGAACGCTTGAATCTGCTCGGTGAACACAGCATCCCGTTCATTGAAAAACAGCACCTGGCGATGATCCGCAAACCCTTGGCATTCCATCCAAACGGCATGATTTTTCGTGCCTTCGATGCCGCTGGATTGCAAATCCGTAGTCGCGAATATTATTCAGTAGGCGGTGGTTTTGTCGTCGATGAAGACGCTGCCGGCGCAGACCGTATTGTCGAAGACAGCACACCGCTGACCTTTCCCTTCAAAAGTGCCAAAGCGTTGCTCAGCCATTGCACCACCCATGGGTTGTCCATTAGCGAAGTAATGCTACTCAATGAATCCGCTTGGCGCCCGGAAGCAGAAACCCGCAGCGGTCTGCTGAAGATTTGGCAAGTCATGCAGGACTGCGTCACCGCAGGCTGCCGTAACGAAGGCATTTTACCGGGCGGCTTGAAGGTCAAGCGCCGCGCCGCCGCGCTACACCGTCAGCTGTGCCAGAACCCTGAAGCCGCGCTACGCGATGCGCTGTCGGTGCTGGACTGGGTGAACCTGTACGCCTTGGCGGTGAACGAAGAAAACGCTAATGGCGGCCGCGTCGTCACTGCGCCCACCAACGGCGCGGCGGGAATCATTCCGGCGGTATTGCATTACTACATGCGTTTTATTACCGGAGCCAACGAAGACGGTGTCGTGCGTTTTCTACTCACAGCAGCTGCCATTGGCATTCTTTATAAAGAAAACGCTTCGATCTCTGGCGCTGAAGTGGGCTGCCAGGGTGAAGTCGGTGTTGCCTGTTCCATGGCCGCCGGCGCGTTGTGCGAAGTGTTGGGCGGTAATGTCCAGCAAGTGGAAAACGCCGCCGAAATCGGCATGGAGCATAATCTGGGCCTAACCTGCGATCCGATTGGCGGACTGGTGCAAGTCCCCTGTATCGAGCGCAACGCCATGGGTTCGGTCAAGGCCATCAATGCCGTGCGCATGGCGCTGCGTGGCGACGGCCAGCACTTTGTGTCCCTGGATAAAGTGATCCGCACCATGCGCCAGACCGGCGCCGACATGAAAAGCAAATATAAGGAAACAGCCCGAGGCGGGCTGGCCGTGAACATTATCGAGTGCTGA
- the gcvP gene encoding aminomethyl-transferring glycine dehydrogenase, giving the protein MTDRIELNTANEFIARHIGPRPADEKAMLGLLGFDSLEALSAAIIPESIKGTSVLDMGPGQSEADALASIKVIASKNQLFKTYIGQGYYNTHTPAPILRNLLENPAWYTAYTPYQPEISQGRLESLLNFQTLISDLTGLPIANASLLDEATAAAEAMTFCKRLSKNKSSHLFFASIHCHPQTVDVLRTRAEPLGITVVVADESELTEVGEYFGALLQYPASNGDLFDYRELVERFHAAHALVAVSADLLALTLLTPPGEFGADVAIGSAQRFGVPLGFGGPHAAYFSTRDAFKRDMPGRLVGVSVDRHGKSALRLAMQTREQHIRREKATSNICTAQVLLANIASMYAVYHGPRGLIQIAKRTHHLTAIFAQGLSQLGLNVEQAFFFDSLTLVTGADTATLHAKARAQQINLREIDAQRLGLSFDETTQQADVEALWQLFAVDGQKLPDFNALANDAKSKLPAALVRQSPILSHPVFNRYHSETELMRYLRKLADKDLALDRTMIPLGSCTMKLNAASEMIPVTWAEFGNLHPFAPAEQSLGYQQLTDELETMLCAATGYDAISLQPNAGSQGEYAGLLAIRAYHQSRGDERRDICLIPSSAHGTNPATANMAGMRVVVTACDARGNVDIEDLRAKAIEHREHLAALMITYPSTHGVFEEGIREICGIVHDNGGQVYIDGANMNAMVGLCAPGKFGGDVSHLNLHKTFCIPHGGGGPGVGPIGVKSHLAPFLPGHATMERKVGAVCAAPFGSASILPITWMYIRMMGGAGLKRASQLAILNANYISRRLEEHYPVLYTGSNGLVAHECILDLRPLKDSSGISVDDVAKRLIDFGFHAPTMSFPVAGTLMIEPTESESKEELDRFCDAMICIRDEIRAVESGALDKEDNPLKNAPHTAAEIVGEWTHPYSREQAVYPVASLIDGKYWPPVGRVDNVFGDRNLICACPSIESYQEA; this is encoded by the coding sequence ATGACTGACCGTATCGAGTTAAACACCGCTAACGAATTTATCGCGCGCCATATTGGCCCTCGCCCAGCTGACGAAAAAGCCATGCTCGGCCTCTTGGGCTTCGACTCGCTAGAAGCGTTGAGCGCCGCTATCATCCCGGAAAGCATCAAGGGCACCAGCGTCCTCGACATGGGCCCGGGGCAAAGCGAAGCGGATGCACTGGCGTCAATCAAAGTTATCGCCAGCAAAAACCAGCTGTTCAAAACCTACATTGGCCAGGGCTATTACAACACCCATACCCCTGCTCCGATCCTGCGCAACTTGCTGGAAAATCCAGCGTGGTACACCGCTTACACGCCATATCAGCCCGAGATTTCCCAAGGCCGCCTGGAGTCATTGTTGAACTTCCAGACATTGATCAGCGACCTGACCGGTTTGCCGATCGCCAACGCATCGCTGCTCGACGAAGCGACCGCTGCCGCCGAAGCCATGACCTTCTGCAAGCGCTTGAGCAAGAACAAGAGCAGCCATCTGTTTTTCGCCTCAATCCATTGCCATCCACAGACCGTCGATGTTCTGCGCACCCGTGCTGAACCGCTGGGGATTACCGTCGTGGTCGCGGATGAAAGCGAACTGACTGAGGTCGGTGAATATTTTGGCGCGCTGCTGCAGTACCCAGCGAGCAACGGTGATCTATTCGACTACCGTGAACTGGTCGAACGCTTCCATGCTGCCCATGCACTGGTGGCGGTATCCGCGGATCTGCTGGCATTGACCTTGCTGACCCCGCCTGGCGAATTCGGCGCAGACGTGGCCATTGGTAGTGCACAACGTTTCGGCGTACCACTGGGTTTTGGTGGTCCGCACGCGGCTTACTTTTCCACCCGCGACGCGTTCAAGCGCGACATGCCTGGCCGTTTGGTCGGGGTGTCGGTTGATCGCCATGGCAAGTCTGCGCTGCGTCTGGCCATGCAAACCCGCGAACAACATATCCGCCGCGAAAAGGCCACCAGCAACATCTGCACCGCGCAAGTGCTCTTGGCCAACATTGCCAGCATGTATGCGGTCTACCACGGACCCCGTGGCCTGATACAGATCGCCAAGCGAACACACCACTTGACCGCGATTTTCGCTCAAGGGCTGAGCCAGCTGGGCTTAAACGTCGAGCAGGCGTTCTTCTTCGACAGCTTGACCTTGGTCACCGGCGCCGACACCGCGACCCTGCACGCTAAGGCCCGCGCGCAACAGATCAACCTGCGTGAAATCGACGCCCAGCGCCTTGGCCTGTCGTTCGATGAAACCACCCAACAGGCCGACGTTGAAGCCCTGTGGCAGTTATTTGCGGTTGATGGACAAAAACTGCCGGACTTCAACGCACTGGCTAACGATGCCAAATCGAAGCTGCCTGCCGCGCTCGTGCGCCAATCGCCAATCCTCAGCCACCCGGTGTTCAACCGTTATCACTCCGAAACCGAGCTAATGCGCTACCTGCGCAAATTGGCTGATAAGGACTTGGCGCTGGATCGCACCATGATCCCGCTCGGCTCGTGCACCATGAAACTCAACGCCGCCAGCGAAATGATCCCGGTCACCTGGGCCGAGTTCGGTAATCTGCACCCGTTTGCCCCTGCCGAGCAGAGCCTGGGTTATCAGCAATTGACCGACGAACTGGAAACGATGCTCTGCGCCGCCACCGGTTACGACGCCATTTCGCTGCAACCAAACGCCGGCTCTCAAGGTGAATACGCCGGTCTGCTGGCGATTCGCGCTTACCACCAAAGCCGTGGCGACGAACGCCGCGACATCTGCCTGATCCCATCTTCTGCCCACGGCACCAACCCCGCGACCGCCAACATGGCCGGTATGCGAGTGGTCGTAACCGCCTGCGATGCACGCGGTAACGTCGACATCGAAGACCTGCGCGCCAAAGCCATTGAGCACCGCGAACACCTCGCGGCGCTAATGATCACTTACCCGTCGACCCATGGCGTGTTCGAAGAAGGCATTCGCGAAATCTGCGGCATCGTTCACGATAACGGCGGTCAGGTATACATCGACGGCGCCAACATGAACGCGATGGTTGGCCTCTGCGCGCCGGGCAAATTCGGGGGCGACGTGTCGCACCTGAACCTGCACAAAACGTTCTGCATTCCCCACGGCGGTGGCGGTCCAGGGGTTGGCCCGATTGGCGTGAAATCGCACCTTGCCCCGTTTCTTCCGGGCCACGCCACGATGGAGCGCAAGGTGGGCGCGGTCTGCGCGGCACCGTTTGGCAGCGCAAGCATTTTGCCGATTACCTGGATGTACATCCGCATGATGGGTGGGGCTGGCCTCAAGCGAGCTTCACAGCTGGCGATTCTGAATGCCAACTACATATCGCGTCGCCTGGAAGAGCATTACCCCGTGCTGTACACCGGCAGCAATGGTCTGGTGGCACACGAATGCATCCTCGACCTGCGCCCCTTGAAAGACAGCAGCGGCATCAGCGTTGATGACGTCGCCAAGCGCCTGATCGACTTCGGCTTCCATGCGCCAACCATGTCGTTCCCGGTGGCCGGCACCTTGATGATCGAACCAACCGAAAGCGAATCCAAGGAAGAACTGGACCGTTTCTGCGACGCCATGATCTGTATCCGCGACGAAATCCGTGCAGTGGAAAGTGGCGCGCTGGACAAGGAAGACAACCCGCTGAAAAACGCGCCACACACGGCGGCCGAAATCGTTGGCGAGTGGACTCACCCGTACAGCCGCGAACAAGCGGTGTACCCCGTCGCCTCGTTGATTGATGGCAAGTACTGGCCGCCAGTGGGTCGCGTCGACAATGTCTTTGGTGATCGCAACCTGATCTGCGCGTGCCCATCGATTGAGAGCTATCAAGAGGCTTGA
- the gcvH gene encoding glycine cleavage system protein GcvH yields MSELRFTVDHEWLRAEADGSVTVGITPYAQESLGDVVFVQLPELQAYTQHAEVSVVESVKAASSINMPLNGEVVEVNTALETTPELVNEDASSAGWFFRFIPEDADAIHALLDQGAYDRLIKANAEA; encoded by the coding sequence ATGAGCGAGTTGCGATTCACCGTTGATCACGAATGGTTACGTGCTGAAGCTGATGGCAGCGTTACTGTTGGCATCACCCCGTATGCACAGGAATCGCTAGGCGACGTGGTGTTCGTGCAACTTCCGGAGCTGCAGGCCTACACTCAACACGCTGAAGTCTCGGTAGTGGAGTCAGTCAAAGCCGCCAGCAGCATAAACATGCCGCTAAATGGTGAGGTGGTTGAAGTCAATACTGCCCTCGAAACCACTCCTGAGCTGGTCAACGAAGATGCATCCAGCGCGGGCTGGTTCTTTCGTTTCATCCCTGAAGATGCTGACGCCATTCACGCCTTGCTCGATCAAGGCGCGTACGACCGCTTGATCAAAGCCAACGCCGAGGCTTGA
- a CDS encoding sigma-54-dependent transcriptional regulator, with the protein MRIHVCFIDRVGITQEVLAILGGRNLNLDAVEMVPPNVYIDAPTLSPQVLEELKDRLFRVRGVEAITVVDILPGQRRHLQLDALLAAMTDPVLALDSNGRILLANPALIALCGREPAGESVAELFADPGLHTALLENGFRLPLREVTLNGEALLLDATPITDAGALLTLYLPSRIGERLAALHHDHSEGFDSLLGESQPIRTLKTRALRVAALDAPLLIQGETGTGKELVARACHAISARHAAPFLALNCAALPENLAESELFGYAPGAFTGAQRGGKPGLMEMANHGTVFLDEIGEMSPYLQAKLLRFLNDGSFRRVGGDREVKVNVRILSATHRDLEKMVNEGTFREDLFYRLNVLNLEVPPLRERGQDILLLARYFMEQACAQIQRPICRLTPGTYPALLSNRWPGNVRQLQNVIFRAAAICESSLVDIGDLDIAGTSVARQTDGEVASLEQAVEDFEKTLLEKLYVSYPSTRQLASRLQTSHTAIAHRLRKYGISGKG; encoded by the coding sequence ATGCGTATCCACGTCTGCTTCATCGACCGCGTTGGCATTACCCAGGAAGTGCTGGCGATTCTCGGCGGGCGCAATCTGAATCTGGACGCGGTGGAGATGGTTCCGCCGAACGTATACATCGACGCCCCCACCCTCAGCCCGCAAGTGCTGGAAGAGTTGAAAGACCGGCTGTTTCGAGTGCGCGGTGTCGAGGCGATTACCGTGGTCGACATCCTTCCCGGCCAACGGCGGCACCTTCAGCTTGATGCCCTGCTCGCCGCCATGACCGACCCGGTTTTGGCGCTGGACAGCAACGGCCGCATACTGCTTGCCAACCCTGCACTAATTGCGCTCTGCGGCCGTGAGCCTGCGGGCGAATCTGTGGCGGAGCTGTTCGCTGATCCCGGTCTGCATACGGCGCTGCTGGAAAACGGTTTTCGCCTGCCATTGCGCGAAGTCACGCTCAACGGCGAAGCTCTCCTGCTGGACGCCACGCCGATCACTGACGCTGGGGCATTGCTCACCCTGTACCTGCCGAGCCGCATTGGTGAACGCTTGGCCGCGCTGCACCATGACCATTCCGAGGGTTTTGACTCACTGCTAGGCGAGTCGCAGCCCATCCGCACGTTGAAGACGCGAGCGTTGCGCGTCGCTGCTTTGGACGCGCCGCTGCTGATTCAAGGCGAAACCGGCACCGGCAAAGAGCTAGTGGCCCGTGCCTGTCACGCCATCAGTGCCCGCCATGCGGCACCGTTTTTGGCGCTCAACTGCGCCGCACTCCCGGAAAACCTCGCCGAAAGCGAACTGTTCGGTTACGCCCCCGGCGCCTTTACTGGCGCCCAACGTGGCGGCAAACCCGGACTGATGGAGATGGCCAACCACGGCACGGTGTTTCTCGATGAAATCGGCGAAATGTCGCCGTACCTGCAAGCCAAGCTGCTGCGGTTTTTGAACGACGGCAGCTTCCGGCGCGTCGGTGGCGACCGGGAAGTGAAGGTCAACGTACGGATCCTCAGCGCCACCCACCGAGACTTGGAAAAGATGGTCAACGAAGGCACCTTTCGCGAGGACCTGTTTTATCGACTGAACGTGCTTAACCTTGAGGTGCCGCCGCTACGTGAACGCGGGCAAGACATTTTGCTGTTGGCGCGCTATTTCATGGAGCAAGCCTGCGCGCAGATTCAACGGCCTATCTGCCGCCTGACGCCGGGCACCTACCCGGCCCTGCTCAGTAATCGCTGGCCCGGCAATGTGCGCCAGTTGCAAAACGTGATTTTCCGCGCGGCGGCGATTTGCGAAAGCTCGCTGGTGGACATCGGCGACCTGGACATCGCGGGCACCTCAGTAGCGCGCCAGACCGACGGCGAAGTCGCCAGCTTGGAACAGGCGGTCGAAGACTTCGAAAAAACTTTGCTAGAAAAGCTCTACGTCAGCTACCCCTCGACTCGCCAACTTGCCAGCCGTTTGCAAACTTCCCACACCGCCATCGCTCACCGGCTGCGCAAGTATGGGATTTCCGGAAAGGGTTGA
- a CDS encoding DUF5064 family protein, protein MYEPGHLYITRAALQPDDFGYDIHIHYEVHQDPKDGAYMHFSMVGDVNGDAFEDTFDLPRDSAFNFASVANKIAIKHGLPHTATLPLAMHKQYDEMFEDVRAKLALKSGEPVKPEHLK, encoded by the coding sequence ATGTACGAGCCAGGTCATTTGTATATCACTCGCGCTGCGCTGCAACCCGATGACTTCGGGTATGACATCCATATCCACTACGAAGTGCATCAAGACCCAAAAGACGGCGCTTACATGCATTTCTCCATGGTCGGCGATGTCAACGGCGACGCGTTCGAAGATACGTTTGATCTGCCGCGTGACAGCGCTTTCAACTTCGCCAGCGTGGCCAACAAGATCGCAATCAAACACGGCTTGCCGCACACCGCGACCCTGCCGCTGGCGATGCACAAGCAATACGACGAAATGTTCGAAGACGTCCGGGCAAAGCTCGCCCTTAAATCGGGTGAGCCGGTGAAGCCTGAGCATCTGAAGTAA